The Candidatus Auribacterota bacterium nucleotide sequence CTTCATGGTCCTGGCGTCCTGCCGCGTCGGGGTTGTTGCCGATGAGGAAGTTGTAGCCGCCGTAGGAATCAATGAGAACGAAGCGGTGGTAGTAGTTCCAGTTGCGAACCGTCCAGGGCGTGATAGTGCAGAGTGCCCCGAGCATGCAGAGCAGGGCCGCAGTCCGCTCGCGCCGTCCCAGGAGCCACAATGCCGCCAGGGGAATAAATCCGACGAGCACTGATTTCGTGAGACAGGCGAGGCCGAGGAGGATGCCTGCCGCGAAGAGACTCACAGGCCGGCGTTGTGCTGTTCCCAGGAGTAATACGAGGGATGCGGTGAGGAGGAATATGAACAGGTTCTCAGACATGAGGAGGCAGGTGTACAGGATCAGGGACGGGTAGCAGGCAGCGATGAGCCCCGCCGCAATCCCGGCGCGCGGACCGTACAGGCGAAGGGCGATCGCGTACGTGAAGAGGCAGACACCGACACCCATGAGCGCCTGGAGCAACCTCACGAAAATATATTCCTCGCCCGCGATGCGGTACACGGCCATCATAAAAAGGGGATAGAGGGGCGGGCGCAGCGCCGGCCCATAGGTCCCCTTCGTGAGCAGGGTGCGGGCCTGGTCATGGTAGTCCTTCATATCGGAGAAGGGAACACCATCGGCGGGGAAAATAATGAACACCAGCCTGAGCGTAAACGCGAGCGCGAGAATGAGGACAAGCGTCATTCCCGCGTTCCTCTCACCGGCATCATTTCTCATCTCGCGCGCCTCCATCCGGGAATGGTACTGCTTCTCTGGCGTTTGGAAAACAAGATATTTTGTAACTACTCAGGTAGTCAGGAGCCAGAATCCAGAACGGATCGCGAATAAGCTTCCAGTAGCTTACTGACCTCTTCGAATAACTGCATTAACCCTGAATTCTGGCTCCTGAGCAGTTACGATATTTTAATCTTTAAACATTCAACTTTACACCTTAAACTGTCTCTATGACAACCCTCAGCGTCGTGATCCCCTGCCATAACGCCCGCGGAACGCTCGGGGCATGCCTCGAGGCGCTCCGGGCGCAAACCCAGAAGCCATCAGAGGTCATCGTGGTCAATGACGCCTCCACCGATGGCTCCGATGAGATCGCCGCGCGATTCGGGGTAGCGGTGATCCGCTCGGATAAACGCCGATCTGCGGGGCAGGCGCGCAATGTCGGCAAGGCGCACGCGGGGGGGGATATCATCGCTTTTACTGACGCGGACGCGCTGCCGCGGGCTGACTGGGTTGAGAAGATACGCTCCGCATTCGAGCGTTACCCTGAAGCCTCGGGGGTCGGGGGAGCAATCCTCGACGGCTCACGTGGTATCGCGGGCAGGCTCGAGTACCTCTCTAATTTCTCGGAGTATATCGCCTCCAGAAAGGCGGGAGAGGTCTCCACCATTCCGACGATAAACGTCGCCTACCGGCGCGAGGCGATCCAGGGAATTGATTTCATCCCCACCACGGCCGGTGAGGACACCACGTTCAACGCTGAGATCGGCTCTCGCGGCGGGCGCCTCGTCTTCGACCCGTCAATCAGCGTGACCCATACCCCCTCGCGCAGGGGGCTCCTCTCGTTCTTCCGCAACCAGTACCGGTGCGGCAAGGCCTTCGTGTATCCGCGCGTGCGCTACCCGTTGCGCGGACAGGTATTCCTCCGCCACCCGCTCCTCCTGCTCTTCATGCCTCGCCTTGCGGTGCTCCTCGCGCGATACCTGTTTACTGAACACCTCGTCTCCTTTATAGTATTGTTGCCTCTCCTCGCCGCGGGCGAGGTGTGCCGCACCGCGGGGGTATTGCATCAACGCAGGGTTGAAAATTCATAAATCACCACGGAGGCACAAAGGGCACGAAGTATAAAATGTCGGAAATAACCACTGAGAGCACTGAATACACTGAATGAAGCAAAATATATGATTTTCAGTGACCTCAGTGTCTTCAGTGGTTAAAACGTAAAATGTGAAGGGAGTAACTACTGATGATGCAGATTGAGCGGATTGTTCATTGCGGGAGAAGGTGAGTTTTATGGGAACGCTTAGGGCGGCCGGGCAGGCGGTGAGGCTGGTGAAAGACACTATCGTGCCGGGCCGCGGCCTTTTTCAACTGACGCACTTCGTCACGTCTGCGTGCGACGCGCGGTGCACCCACTGCTTTTACGCGGTCAACAGGGCCGGGCGCGAACTCACCCTCGATGAAATCAGTCGAGTGGCGCACTCCATAGGGTGCCTCCGTTTCCTCCTCATTTCCGGCGGAGAGCCTTTTTTGAGAACTGATCTTCCCGGCATCGTCGAGGCCTACTTCCATGAAACCTCGTTCATGAGCCTCTCCATACCAACGAACGGTCTCAAAACGCGCGAGATCCTAGAAGCGGTGCGGCGCATCTGCTCGATTTCTCCCGATCTCTCCTTCAGCCTCTCGGTCTCTCTGGATGGCTTTCAGGAACTGCACGACGGCCTCCGCGGCGTGAAGGGGATCTTCGAAAATGCGCTCCGCACGCTGGGCGGCACCCGGGAGCTCCAGGGGCAGTACCGGAATCTGTATGTGGGGGTGGTCACCACCCTCATGAAAGAGAACCAGGGCGAACTGGACCGCTTCATTGACTTTATTTTCAATGAGTTCCATCCGGACTCGCACACGCTCAACCTCTGGCGCGGCGAAGGTCCCGGCGAACGTCCCGTTGGGGTGACCCCGGAGACGTATCTCGCGCTCAACCGGAAACTGGAGGAGAGGTATTCCGGCGGGGGGGGCCGATCCTTGGGCTCATCCTCTGTCTCCCGGAAGCGGCGCCTCCGCAACGCGGTCAACAGGCTCCGCTACCGGTACATCGCCCGCGTGTGGCGGGAGGGTGAATCCGTGATCCCCTGCAAGGCGGGTGAGCGGGAGATTGTCCTCGCAGAGGGCGGCGAGGTATTTCCCTGCGAGCTCATGTTCAACCGTTCGCTCGGGAACGTGCGCGACTGCGGCTGTGACGTCATGAAGCTCCTGCGTGGGGAAAGGGCGAGTGACTTTCTCGAGTGGCGGAGGGCGCAGAAGTGCTTCTGCACGCACGAGTGCAACACACGTACGCTCCTCCTCCTGCGCCCCTCCACGCTGCTGCGCGCGGTGATCGGCCTGCGCTGACCCCCTGCGTAGGGTACCATACGTGATTGCGGGGTAATTCCTCGATCGTGCGGGAGTAGACAAATTTCGTGCTGTAGGGGCGCGATGAACTTGTCCTGAGCGTAGCCGAAGGGTCGCGCCCGGGTTCGATGAATCCCTGCCCGACCGGCAGGCGGGGAACCCCTACAGATATTGGCCCCTCTGAAACTGAGGGATTGCATCGCAGAGCGCAAAAAGCTATTGCAAGGGGTGACTCATCTGCTAGAATGAGGCCGATCCGGGAATGACAAATGACAAAATCCAAATGACAAAATATATTAAGATTTGTCATTTGTCATTAATCCAAGAGGTGAATCAATGACGATCTCCATGGACGTTCTCAACTATGCGTACTGCGCATTGCTGTCGGCGGCGTTTGTGTTCGTGCTGGTACGGCGCGCGATGCATTCACCGGAGTCACGCATCGCGGTCCTGCTGCTCGCAATTCTGCTCGTCACGCTCGCGGGCATCCTCTATGCCGGTTTCGAATACCGTGCCCCTCTCGACGTGCTGCTCTCCCTTCTCCTCATCGAGCTGGGGTTATTCGCACACATCTATAATTCGTACAAAACATTCAAGAGTATCTCGGGGACATTGAGGAACATGGGCAGCGTCTATGTCTTCGCGGGTATCGTCTGCATCCTGTCGCGCTTCGCCGGTTTTCCCGTGCTCCTCTGGCTCATCCCGCTCCTGCTTTTCTCCCTGGGCTATTTCTTTTTCAGGCGCAGGAGGGGCCTGGGGAATCTCTGCAAGGGGCTGGGGGTCCTCGTGTCGGTCGCGTTCATCGCATCCATGTTGTACGACATCCACGAGGGTGCGGCGCCCCCATGGCATCGAGGCCTCCTCAAGGGGCGTCTGCTGCCGGAAATCATCAAGCCGTCAATCGTTGAGGAGCTCAACACGCTCAACGAGAAAGTGATTGTGCTCGAGGGAGAAAAGAGCCGGATGAGGGGCGAGCTGGTGCGTGTCCACGCGGAGTACGCCGAGCTCGAGGGGAGGGTGAAACAGGAGATAGGAAAGCTCGGGGAGTTGGAAAAAGCCGCCGCCGCCGCCGCTGAGACCGCCAAGAAGCTCGGCGCCGAGCGGGAGGGTCTCCAGGAGAAGTTGAACAGGGAAACAGCCGCCAGGATCGAGGCGGAGCGGAAGCTCGCGGAGCTCGAGAGTGCGCGCGCGGCGGTAAAAGAGGGTTTTTCCACTATCGAGGAGAAGCTCAGCCTCGCCGCTGAGAATTTAAAGAAGGTTGTCGCAGAGAGGGACAACCTCAAAGCGGAGCTCGAGGCGCTCAAGGGCGCATCCGCGGGCACACCCGCTGCGGCAGCTGAGGGCAGGGCTCCCGCGGCAGAACTGCTGTCGCTCAGGCAACAGGTGCGGGAGAAAGAGGCGGAGCGGGCTGCGCTCGCGGCGGAAGCGGCACGGTTGAAGGAGACGCTTGACAGGATAAGGAAGGAGCTCGCCCCTGAGCCCGCAGGGGTTGGGACGCAGGAGATGCCGAGTCAATGAAAGGGCAGAGGATCGGTGTGATCGGAGGGAGCGGCCTGTATGACATGGACGGCCTCGAGGAGGTGCGTGAGGAGCGGATCGACACCCCGTTCGGCCCCCCCTCGGACAATTACGTGATTGGCCGGATTCACCAGCGCGAGGTGGTGTTCCTCCCGCGCCACGGATGCGGACACCGCCTGATGCCCACGGAGATCAACTATCGCGCGAATATTTTCGGCATGAAGAAGCTCGGCGTGTGCTGGATCATCTCCATGAGCGCTGTGGGCAGCCTCCGGGAAAAATACAAACCCCTGGATATCGTCATCGTTGACCAATTCTTCGATCGCACCAGCAAAAGGCCGTCAACCTTTTTTGGAGATGGGTTGGTGGTGCACATCGCATTTGCCGAGCCGGTGTGCGGGACGCTCGCCGGGATACTGTACGATGCGGGCAGGGAAATAGGCGCCAGTGTGCACAGGGGGGGGACCTACGTGAACATGGAAGGTCCCGCGTTCTCAACCAAGGCAGAGGCGGGAGTCTACCGCGCGCTGGGGCTGGACCTGATCGGCATGACCAATCTCGTGGAGGCGAAGCTCTCCCGCGAGGCGGAGATCTGCTATGCGACGATCGCGTTGGTCACCGACTACGATTGCTGGCACCCCGAGCATGAGGCGGTAACGGTGGAGGCGATCGTCAGAAATCTCAGGAAGAATGCCCAGACCGCCAGGGATTTGATCAAGAACGCGATCGGAAAGATACCGCACGAGCAGGACTGTTCCTGCGCGCGCGCCCTCGAAAACGCCATCATCACCCAGCGTGAGAAGATACCAGCCCCTGTGATACAGAAGCTCTGGCCCATCGTGGGGAAGTACCTGAAACGCAGGTAGCGGTCGGGTTTCACTGCTCAAAGCCCCCATGCTCGAGCGCCTCTTCAAACTCAAGCAAAACGGCACCACGGTCAGGACGGAGATAGTCGCCGGCGTGGCGACGTTCATGACCATGGCGTACATCATCTTCGTGCAGCCCGCCGTGTTGTCACAGGCGGGCATGGACTTCGGCGCGGTGATGGTGGCCACCTGCATCGCCTCCGCGGCGGCGACGTTTGTCATGGCTCTTCATCGCGGCGATCTTCTTTTCCCCGATCGTCAGAATGATCGGCGGCGGCTACCCGCTCAGCGCCGCTGATGGCCTGTTCCTCTACCCGATCACCGCTCCCGCCCTCATCATCGTGGATGCGCTCATGGCGCGCAATGTCGTGAAGATCGAATGGGCAGAATTCAGGAGTCAGGAGTTAGAATGAGGACGCCGGCGGCGACATTTGAGGACTTGGAATACGGCAATGTTTCCGAGTTAATGCAGTTACTCGAAGAGGTCAGTAAGCTGCTGGAAGCTTATACGCGATCCATTCCGGATTCTGGCTCCTGACTTCTGACTACCTGAGTAGTTACAAACTTTGGGCCTTAAACTTTCGACAGTAGTATTTATCCGTGTTCATCTGTGTCTATCTGTGTCGCACGTCAATCTCTGTGCTCTCTGTGGTTATAACTGAATTGCCGTAGTTGGTTGGAGTTAGTTGTGAACCGAGAGGGTGATTTAAGATTCAGCAGCAGGAAACCCGCCGCCAGGGGTGGGGCACAACATGCGTGAAGGTGGTTACCGGCCGAGCGACACTCCCGCGCCGCCGCCGAAGGAGCCGACCGTCGTGCCGCTGCTCTCTGAGGTTGTGGGTGCGGCGGGTGACGATGGGGTGGTAGACGTCTCGCCCTTCGAGCCTTTAGAACTTCTCTCCCCGAACCGATCACTCCGTTCCTTGGCTCTCGCCTCAGATTGCCCCCGGCGGGCATCGACGCCGCGCTTTTTGGAGGTTTTTTCGCCTTTCGCCTTGCCCTTGGCGGGCATCGGTCTTCCACCCGGCCCTCGGGCGGCCTGGGGGGCGGGGGCGCTCCCGCTGTAGTAGACGGGTTCGTAGGCGCGCCCCGGGTTGTGTACTCCTCTGCTTTGAAAGTGCTTCCGATTTTCAACATCCGCGGACTTGTTGATGGATTCGATGCTCCCCCTGTTGAGAAAAGTCGTGACAATCTTCCCGCGGTGCGGCATCCGCACCTTGATGAGACCCTGCATCTCCTTGATGACCTTGCATGTGATGAGTTCGCCGTTTTTCAGCTTCACCACGTCAGCAGGGACAGGGTGGGCGAGAGCGAGCGAGAGGCAGAGCGCCAGGGAAGCGCGCCGCAGCATGTTCGGAAATGGCACGGGCACGAGGTTGCCGCGAGAGTCATCCCATTTGTGCATCATGGCGTACATTCCTCTTCTATAAGCATATCACATATTGTGGGGGGGCAAATAGGATATTGACATTAAATTAGGGACGGGATATTATAGTGCGCTTCATCATTGGATATCAGTCCCATGATGAGGCTTTTTTCGTATATGCCCATGCATGAAGAATGGTGAAGGATGACAGGAGACACGTTTGAGCGGATTATAGGTCAATACCTCGTTCCCCTTTCCGAAATGAAGGGGGGGCCGGGGGACGCCTTTTATTTCCTGAGAAAAGATAACAGTTTCGTGTTCACGCAGGGGTACTGTCATCCCAGGGGCGGCATCTACTGCAAGATTATTTACTATCCGGAAAATGGCGGGTGGATGAGCATCCACGGCCGTCGGTACGGGACCACCATCAAGAGGATGGTGAAGGGCAAACTCGAA carries:
- a CDS encoding glycosyltransferase family 39 protein, whose protein sequence is MRNDAGERNAGMTLVLILALAFTLRLVFIIFPADGVPFSDMKDYHDQARTLLTKGTYGPALRPPLYPLFMMAVYRIAGEEYIFVRLLQALMGVGVCLFTYAIALRLYGPRAGIAAGLIAACYPSLILYTCLLMSENLFIFLLTASLVLLLGTAQRRPVSLFAAGILLGLACLTKSVLVGFIPLAALWLLGRRERTAALLCMLGALCTITPWTVRNWNYYHRFVLIDSYGGYNFLIGNNPDAAGRQDHEVVVRLRETVWKRCKDDAHRAAVGYREGFRFILAHPGRFLNLGITKMGYLYGPEIRELSWGYSRNFFGEVPRPLLIPAAAAVIAAFPLVAVLAIFGVCLRGVGPCGWRGAGGLLILAVFYFSVAHFLTFGESRFHLPLVPIFAVFAGSLARRDEKPVMESPHAGRVAARIIVSAVLLTLLSLNWAVRLGEDWVRLGRVLGPGGNTASLNY
- the mtnP gene encoding S-methyl-5'-thioadenosine phosphorylase, which gives rise to MKGQRIGVIGGSGLYDMDGLEEVREERIDTPFGPPSDNYVIGRIHQREVVFLPRHGCGHRLMPTEINYRANIFGMKKLGVCWIISMSAVGSLREKYKPLDIVIVDQFFDRTSKRPSTFFGDGLVVHIAFAEPVCGTLAGILYDAGREIGASVHRGGTYVNMEGPAFSTKAEAGVYRALGLDLIGMTNLVEAKLSREAEICYATIALVTDYDCWHPEHEAVTVEAIVRNLRKNAQTARDLIKNAIGKIPHEQDCSCARALENAIITQREKIPAPVIQKLWPIVGKYLKRR
- a CDS encoding radical SAM protein, producing the protein MGTLRAAGQAVRLVKDTIVPGRGLFQLTHFVTSACDARCTHCFYAVNRAGRELTLDEISRVAHSIGCLRFLLISGGEPFLRTDLPGIVEAYFHETSFMSLSIPTNGLKTREILEAVRRICSISPDLSFSLSVSLDGFQELHDGLRGVKGIFENALRTLGGTRELQGQYRNLYVGVVTTLMKENQGELDRFIDFIFNEFHPDSHTLNLWRGEGPGERPVGVTPETYLALNRKLEERYSGGGGRSLGSSSVSRKRRLRNAVNRLRYRYIARVWREGESVIPCKAGEREIVLAEGGEVFPCELMFNRSLGNVRDCGCDVMKLLRGERASDFLEWRRAQKCFCTHECNTRTLLLLRPSTLLRAVIGLR
- a CDS encoding glycosyltransferase yields the protein MTTLSVVIPCHNARGTLGACLEALRAQTQKPSEVIVVNDASTDGSDEIAARFGVAVIRSDKRRSAGQARNVGKAHAGGDIIAFTDADALPRADWVEKIRSAFERYPEASGVGGAILDGSRGIAGRLEYLSNFSEYIASRKAGEVSTIPTINVAYRREAIQGIDFIPTTAGEDTTFNAEIGSRGGRLVFDPSISVTHTPSRRGLLSFFRNQYRCGKAFVYPRVRYPLRGQVFLRHPLLLLFMPRLAVLLARYLFTEHLVSFIVLLPLLAAGEVCRTAGVLHQRRVENS